GAAGGTTCGACTCCTTCCTTACTTCGGTAAGTAGCTCAGATGGATAGAGCAGGCGCCTGTCACGCGAGAAGTTGGTCTCTTCGCAAAAAGACCGAAACAAAAAAAGAATAAAAGGCGTCCGGCTTTCGGATTGATTCGGAAGCAATCGGATGTTTGCCTTGTAGGACGATGGATACCGAATCGCAAATTGCTTTGAAACGGTCTCGGAAATTTTTTGAAAGAAAAAGAAAAGAGGCTGCGTTCGATTTGATAAAGCGATTCTCAAATTGTTTTCCGCAGACATCGGATGGATTCCTTTTATTCTTTTTGTGAATCTTCTCAAAGCTCATCTTTGTTAGAAGCGGTTGAGAATAAAAGAACGTTAGTCGTAATCAGTCTATTTTGAATCGAGGTTTGTATGAAAATTAAAAAGGATCAAAGAGGTCTTTTATTAAAAGACGGAGAATACGTAAAACTCCTGATTCCCGGGGATTACTTTTTCATTTTAGGAAAAGACGTAGAAATTCATTCGGTCCTAAATCCGCTTTTTTCAAGAATCGATTTTACTTTCTTACGGAATGATCCAATTCTTATGAAAGAATTAGAAGTCATCGACCTCAAAGACAACGAAATCGCGTTTCATTTTGAAGAAGAAAAATTTCAATCGGTTTTAAGAACGGGGATCCACTCATTTTGGAAAGGAATCAAAACCAGATCCTTTATCAAGATCAATCTGGACAATCCTTATATCGAAGATGAAATCGATCGATCCATCTTGATGAAACCCGAAGTAAAGGATCTCACCTGTTCTTACGCTGTAGAATCTTTTCAAAAGGGCCTTTTGTTTATTGAAAATTCTTTTGTAAAAACCTTAGAACCCGGAAATTATTTTTTCTGGAAAGGAACAAAATCGATTTCGGTTCTCAAAGCGGATCTAAGACAATTACAAACGGAGATCACCGGACAAGAGATCCTTTCGAAAGACAAAATCCCTCTTAGACTTAATTTTGTTTGTCAGTATAAGATCAAGGACCCGATCCAATGCCTCGTAGAAATAAAAGACTATGAATCCCAACTCTACATTCATCTTCAACTGGTTTTGAGAGAATACATCGGCTCATTGACGTTAGACGAAATTCTTTCTAAAAAAGAAGAAATTGGCTCCTACGTTACGGAAAAGATCAAAACATCCATGCCTTCCATGGGTTTGGAAATTCTTTTTGGAGGAGTCAAGGACGTAATACTCCCCGGAGAGATCAAGGACATTCTCAATCAGGTCTTGATCGCAGAAAAGAAGGCCCAGGCAAACGTTATCATGCGAAGAGAAGAAACCGCATCCACAAGAAGTTTGCTAAACACCGCAAAGTTGATGGAAGAAAATGCAACCTTATACAAGCTCAAAGAGTTGGAATATGTGGAAAGAATCAGCGAGAAGATCAGTCAGATTACTTTGACCGGTGGAATTCAGCTCATCGATCAACTCAAAGGCCTTCTTCTTCCTGCGAAAGAAGATACTAAAAGATAAGTTCCGTGAAAAGATTCTGAGATTTGGAAGAATTTGTTTAATTTCAAAAAATCTCAGAATTAAAATCTATGTTTTTTGGAGATAAATTTCCCTACTTCTTTTTTGATTCGCCGTCCGCACATTCAACGGAAAGAATTTTAAGAATCATTATATAAGCTCCAGGGCCCGTCTCAATAATAATGAGACATAACTTCCGAGAGAAAAACGTCGAAAGAATCGCTCTCAGTCGCAAGATAAAATGTCTATTTTTACTAACATTTGTAAAATGCTAAGACCTTCTCAAAACCTATAACATTCAAAATATAGAATATTCCTTTAGTAAACCTTCCCTGATTTTATAATCAGAATTCAACAAGGAACCGTCTTCTAAAATAGATCCAAGAAAACATAATAATTCTATAATATATCCAAAACTCTTCTGATATCTTTGATTCTTACGCTTCCTTAAGCGCTTTGCATACCAAACATTTACAAGCAGAGCAATTCCTTCAAGAAATTCCTACTGATGTATAAATCATTCAATCGCAAATCATTACTCAATTTCGATAAACCAATAATTTATAATTCACCAAGTACAACTCCATTGAATCTTGCCCGAAATCACAACAAAGATGCAATTTTCAACTTTAAGAATCAACCCATTACTAAATTTATAACGATTCTAAAACGTTACTCAACTCAAAAGACCATAACTCAAGGATGCCGCATTTCATTTCATTTATCGTTAATTGCACAATGATTAATACGACTTCGTTTAATAAAACAGAATCATGCTTAATAAAATTTATTTTAAAGTTAGATTTGCAGTTGGCACAAAAGCTTTCATTTTTTTCATAGTCAAACTGAAACTTTAATATTTTAAAACCTTTGTGTCTATTTTTAGTTATTACTAAGATAGAAAGAGTAACTTTGTGCACAAAACGAATAACGCACATAGATTTCCAAACAAAGAAAAAAAATTCAAAGTTAAAACACGGAGCGAGGAGAGAAACTCATGTTGAAAGGTGACTCTATTTTTATCAGGATCAGACTTTATCTAATCCCGTCTTTATTTATCCCATTCTTAATTACTTGCGGTTGGTTTGGAAAAGATCGAGGCACCATGGAAAATGTGGATCTTGCAGCGGCAACTTGGTTGGTCGCTGAATCCGTAAAGACCCAAGTCAACAATGAAGGGGTTCCGATAAAACCGGGACAACCAACAACTCCGATCACACCGGTGAACGGTCTCTTCAATCTTCCTCCGGGTAAACCCGTCGCCGCAGCTGCCTTGATGGGAACAATCGATCCTACCGGAACAACGATCGTAAACGACTTCGACGGCGACGGAATCTTAAATCAAAACGAAACGTTAAGCAACGTTTGGGTGGCTGACTATCCGCAGATCGAAACCGTAATCGCTCCTCCTGTTACTTTAAAAATTCAGATTCTAAAAAATTCAAGCAACCAAAGCGATGAAATTGTAAGTGAGATCAACTCTAATGATTTCGAAGCTTCTAAAAATGAAGGCTCTGACAAAATTCACCAATCGGAATTGAATGAAAGAACAGTTCAATTTCAAGATTCCTTTAGCTCAGATACAGGACTAAGCTCGAGCCATGAAGCCGCAATCGGCGGATCGGTAAATACAAAGGTGCTATTTGGAGCGTCAGAAGTAGGTATGAGCTATAACAAAAGCACAAAGGATAGTTGGGAAGCCAAGAATGCTGTTTCTGCTACTACGACTAAATGGGCAGATCGCCCTTTTAAAAATAACTTGGATCGTGATGCCTGGAATCTAAAATCCGATTCCTCAACCAATAAAGCTAGAAAATATCGTTCTGATAAATCTCAAAAAGTTAATGAAACATCCACTGTTGAACCAAATGCAGGAGTAGTTAGAGCGGCGCTTTATATTAAGAACCTATCCGTAAATATGCCTGTTAAGATTTCAAATATCTTGTGCTCATTGATGTTCGAAACTCCAGCTGGTGAACTGGTGCCAATGTCTTCCTTTCGACTTCGAAATGACGACTATAGTTTATTTGAAGTTGAAGTCTATGGAGGAACTGATTTTGGACCTTACGTTGTTGAATTACCAAATTTGAATACAAGCGAAGTCGAGAAAGCAATCGCGGCTGGATACACTCCAAAAATAATGATTGTTGACTACGCAATGACACATGTCCCTGATTCCAATTATAAATCGAATCTTCTTAATTTCTCCGGAAACAATCTAAAAATTATTGAGGAAAATTCTAAAGGTAGAACTGCATTAGTAAAAGTGTATGGACCTGGGATCAGGGAAATGTATAGGGTTACCGCTTTTGATACCCCTAATGTTACGAATCCTTGCACTACTACAACAACGGATATTTTTTCACCAGGGATTACTCTCAAAAAAGCTTTGGAAAGGATCTCTTGTTCCGGAAGTGAAATCACATTCAAAGATTATGTGATCGATATGACCGAAGTGGCCCCAACTTTAGCAGAATCTAGAGTTTATATAAAAGGCATTCAGTCCTTCGGAGGTATTAGTACGAGAATTCCTTGTACAGATGAAACCAATACTGGAAGTGATGGCGTTACGAGGACAGCTTGTGTTCAGAAACCTTATAGTCAATGGACTGATGTCGAAAAAAACACTTCGGGAGTTTGGGCTGTTTTCTCACGGGGAAAATTTTATTCTCCAACCGAGTATTGGACTGACGCAGGTTCGGTAAGAAAATTTGATCCTTGGCGTGGTAGCATAGCCGCCCCGATTGTAAAAGGTGCGGACTCTATCATATGGGCAGGAGACAACTATGATCTAGTTTACATTTCCTTTAAGGATTTTATTAAGGCAGAGCAAAAATTCGGTACAAACCCTCTTGAAACTGGATCTGGGTACCCGTTCAATACGAAATGGGATCTGAAGTCTTTAGGTGATCATCCCTATTACCCAGATACGAATTCACTCTTTTTAGGCGAGGTGGGCTTTGGTGAAAAAATCGAACTGAAAATACAGTTGGATAAGACTAAATTCTTAGCGCCTAATTTCGGTTCTCCCACTGATGCGGGAACCTACCAATATTATACGAACTTTAACTACAATCTGCAAACAACTTCGGATCGCTATAATATAAACCAGGCCGCCGATTTTGAAATCAGTATGGGATTTGGGGGGGCACGTACCGATTGGTTTCATATCATTAAAGACCTCAGCACAAGCGATCCATATAAGCTGAAAAATTGCGGAACCACTCTCGATTTTATCAATCAGATCTACAATCTTTGTGTCCAGCTACCTACGTTAAGCACAACAGTAGACCCGGCAATCAGTTTAGTAAAACTTTATATTCGACCATCTCTGAACAATGCATATCGTCGAACAGTTTGGCCTCTTCATTATTCGCAAGTTCGGAAAATGAGAGGGGAAGCGGGTTTGCCTATTACCTCTGGATCAACCACAATCCGTGTCGCAAATTCTTACGGGTCTGCAAACGTCGGTGATAGAATCTATATCCAAGGAGACACGTCTTCTTATAGAATTCTGCAAGTTTTACCTCCTCAAACCGACGGTTCTTACGACATTCAGTTGGAGACTCCCGTCGTAGCAAATGCGGAGAAGACGACCCAAGTTTATATCCCAGGAAGCTTAACTTCTCCGGATGTAAGACTTGTTATAGATAATGGCTTTTCTACGGATTGGAACAATTTCGTCGCGTCTGTTTTCAATTCTACCGCCTTTGACCAAGTCCAGTATCGTCCATTCTTGCAAAGCGCCTCTGTAAGTTGTTCAACCAATCCATTTCATCCGGCATCTTGCCTAGGATTTGCACCCGATATGAATGCAATTAACTGGATAGGGATTTACAATGAAGGTGTGGCTCTCTGGAACTCCTGGTCAGACGGCGGAGACTTTAAGAATTTCTTATATAGTGGGTTGGTTCGCTTAAACGCCGCGACGGGTAAATCTTATCGTTTAGAAAGTTCGAATACGGACTTTACGGTCAGCGCCGATGTGAATGCTCCGAGCTTAG
This is a stretch of genomic DNA from Leptospira tipperaryensis. It encodes these proteins:
- a CDS encoding slipin family protein encodes the protein MKIKKDQRGLLLKDGEYVKLLIPGDYFFILGKDVEIHSVLNPLFSRIDFTFLRNDPILMKELEVIDLKDNEIAFHFEEEKFQSVLRTGIHSFWKGIKTRSFIKINLDNPYIEDEIDRSILMKPEVKDLTCSYAVESFQKGLLFIENSFVKTLEPGNYFFWKGTKSISVLKADLRQLQTEITGQEILSKDKIPLRLNFVCQYKIKDPIQCLVEIKDYESQLYIHLQLVLREYIGSLTLDEILSKKEEIGSYVTEKIKTSMPSMGLEILFGGVKDVILPGEIKDILNQVLIAEKKAQANVIMRREETASTRSLLNTAKLMEENATLYKLKELEYVERISEKISQITLTGGIQLIDQLKGLLLPAKEDTKR
- a CDS encoding LIC12048 family lipoprotein; its protein translation is MLKGDSIFIRIRLYLIPSLFIPFLITCGWFGKDRGTMENVDLAAATWLVAESVKTQVNNEGVPIKPGQPTTPITPVNGLFNLPPGKPVAAAALMGTIDPTGTTIVNDFDGDGILNQNETLSNVWVADYPQIETVIAPPVTLKIQILKNSSNQSDEIVSEINSNDFEASKNEGSDKIHQSELNERTVQFQDSFSSDTGLSSSHEAAIGGSVNTKVLFGASEVGMSYNKSTKDSWEAKNAVSATTTKWADRPFKNNLDRDAWNLKSDSSTNKARKYRSDKSQKVNETSTVEPNAGVVRAALYIKNLSVNMPVKISNILCSLMFETPAGELVPMSSFRLRNDDYSLFEVEVYGGTDFGPYVVELPNLNTSEVEKAIAAGYTPKIMIVDYAMTHVPDSNYKSNLLNFSGNNLKIIEENSKGRTALVKVYGPGIREMYRVTAFDTPNVTNPCTTTTTDIFSPGITLKKALERISCSGSEITFKDYVIDMTEVAPTLAESRVYIKGIQSFGGISTRIPCTDETNTGSDGVTRTACVQKPYSQWTDVEKNTSGVWAVFSRGKFYSPTEYWTDAGSVRKFDPWRGSIAAPIVKGADSIIWAGDNYDLVYISFKDFIKAEQKFGTNPLETGSGYPFNTKWDLKSLGDHPYYPDTNSLFLGEVGFGEKIELKIQLDKTKFLAPNFGSPTDAGTYQYYTNFNYNLQTTSDRYNINQAADFEISMGFGGARTDWFHIIKDLSTSDPYKLKNCGTTLDFINQIYNLCVQLPTLSTTVDPAISLVKLYIRPSLNNAYRRTVWPLHYSQVRKMRGEAGLPITSGSTTIRVANSYGSANVGDRIYIQGDTSSYRILQVLPPQTDGSYDIQLETPVVANAEKTTQVYIPGSLTSPDVRLVIDNGFSTDWNNFVASVFNSTAFDQVQYRPFLQSASVSCSTNPFHPASCLGFAPDMNAINWIGIYNEGVALWNSWSDGGDFKNFLYSGLVRLNAATGKSYRLESSNTDFTVSADVNAPSLGYVKTVSYGDVALSIWRQGQTLLGRYNSVSTGQAIGNPFTINPTYSVTETSNYTIKQKNGKVVIAWAYSENIAISIRDLTNFSTIVSESLIATRYLPYPKSYFDGYIDIAVGNNRAIIIWADLETSTALNSNYACNMTICAWNDIRNYRVEGKVIRLDNGTTVGSSFNIVNHSTTDIVWDYPTHQHDQLAYFTLTPAVAVNDNNQAIIGWKYQNRASGAHSVWSAVYDLNSASIIGSNKQILNEATRSGDSLDVGITNGKGMVVWRRNDGAAFGRGIDTTNSNLIGSDNIVLEPSGIEYMRFSYSADTGFLTYRADSKNIRLKVINLQTSQLSYPGSLNLGIADADLRSPGQSILSGNKVLTTWEQTNGTQRTIWGRISDVSSFTLDGQKEFQLSTTNEGIQFNPTATINSGSNLGLVTWVSQDKTQQRIRGAKIDLANPGALQYGLNNFFVAPLIERDYTVRAKIKY